GCGGACCTCCACCGATTCCGGCTGGCCGTGTAGCCAATCGAATCCGACGATGTGCGCGGCTACCGTCTCGTCTGAGGGCAGCCCCCAGAAGAAGTCGACTCCGTGGCCGCTCCCCGCACGAAGCGTCTGATCCTCTGTCCAGATGACTGTCAGGCCTGTCCCCCTCAGGACGGCGGGCACTTCCATTCCGCATGGTAGCGAGCGCCTCTGACACGAGGCTAGCGTATCCCGATGACTCTGCAGCTTGTGGGCGCCGCCTTCCCCACCTTGCCGGCTGCGCTCGTTCTCCCGCATATGTCCCGTGACTCACCCCAGCAGCCCCAGTTGGTGGAGCAACAGCGACGACTCCGTCAACGCGTTCTGGAGGCGTTAGCCGGAAGAGGGTGACTGACAAATCCCCAGCTCAGAACACAAGAAGACCCCGCCGGCACTCGACGGGGTCTTCGGTGTTCGCATGGTGGCCAGAGACGGACTTGAACCGCCGACACGGGGATTTTCAGTCCCCTGCTCTACCAACTGAGCTACCTGGCCGCGCAAGCGTGAAGGATAGCACGCACCCGGCCTCGGTCAAGCGAGCCGGCAGCCCGCCCCGCCCGCGACCTGCGGCTACAGCGCGTCGAACTCGCTCCAGTAGAACTCCTCGGCCCCGATCGGCACCGCGCCCATGCCGCCGATGAGCAGCAGGTGCTCCACGGTCGGCCCGTGCGAGTCCATCGCGAGCTCGAGGCCGGCCGGCGACGCGGACAGCTCCGCGCCGGTGTCGTCCGCCGGACTCTGCAGCAGCAGGACGCCGCCGCGCTGGCCGATGGCCGGGCCGGCGCCGAGCGCGTCGGGGAAGGATGCCCCCGTCGCCAGGGCGACGTTCGCGTAGGTGCCCCAGCCGTGATCGTTCGCGTAGTCCGCCACGGCGACGGCCGTCTGGTAGCGGTTCGCGCCGCTCATGCGGTTGACCACGGTGGTGCCGCCGTTCAGCGCGTCGATCTGCTGGTACGCCGTCGCACTCACCGCGCCCGTGCCGCCCGCGACGTGCACGTTGCTGAAGTTGTAGAAGTCGATGACGGCTGCCGCCTCGGCGTGCAGCGACGACGGCGGGGTGAGCAGGACCGGGTACTTCATGTTGTGCGCGTACGGCGAGACCGCGAGTGCGTCGGGGAAGTTCGCGCCGTTCACGACGAACGCGTGGCCGTAGCCGCCGGCCGTGAGCGCGATCACCTTGTCGGCGACCTGGGCGGACGTCTGGTAGCGGTCGACGCCCGCGATGCGCTCGATGTCGCCGGGCTGGTCGTACCCCATCGCGACGAGGTCGTCCTCGACCGTGTCGGACACCGCCGCGGTGCCTCCCACGATGACGACGCGCTGCGCGTTCATGCGCATGATCTCGACGTTGGCATCCGTGCCGA
This DNA window, taken from Actinomycetota bacterium, encodes the following:
- a CDS encoding cell wall-binding repeat-containing protein; protein product: MPRKTARVLLAGAMLAVVAASGPAVASGEPSVQTVLGSGMVSGHIDGGAWSSQGWTFSGLNAGDRLSLVVFTDVDGADATFCVWEPDWILDDQPFHSSDWWYAGHRFTPAVPDMAIADYVVPPGGGGDYSVYVGGYDATDFDLYWMRDDDIVQRLWGETRYGTAQSVSRSSFAEAGVAVLCSGTSFADALSASALAGAYDSPVILTPPGYLGTDANVEIMRMNAQRVVIVGGTAAVSDTVEDDLVAMGYDQPGDIERIAGVDRYQTSAQVADKVIALTAGGYGHAFVVNGANFPDALAVSPYAHNMKYPVLLTPPSSLHAEAAAVIDFYNFSNVHVAGGTGAVSATAYQQIDALNGGTTVVNRMSGANRYQTAVAVADYANDHGWGTYANVALATGASFPDALGAGPAIGQRGGVLLLQSPADDTGAELSASPAGLELAMDSHGPTVEHLLLIGGMGAVPIGAEEFYWSEFDAL